The Molothrus ater isolate BHLD 08-10-18 breed brown headed cowbird chromosome 1, BPBGC_Mater_1.1, whole genome shotgun sequence genome includes a window with the following:
- the LOC118695189 gene encoding uncharacterized protein LOC118695189 translates to MNTASTSESGSYSTNHPGPFIYAQPSAQQPYPNPWYLSYAYSPYCVPAPGFRSGNPYFPFYSVALHEYPRFFVPQHPVHARINRRPYFNAAPPSPMFYHATRFRHHNSPGKKMETKETQTDPRQPESKQKRHQDIRTETKGCDAGNIACVSPGIGTETENTSEKQNLFGSSIVVDREFHNKNPASSTQYRNLPTGSYAFEKEEVRIEYGNGSPAIQLWKSFKETIPLYDVASGKPVPENIVPHDLFSVSSCEGMIYGPHEGENMLPGASLDERKAVVTSKQGAEAVQEKDVQNNEVKLDAEKMAKSPPGETMAVQITELARSVGVDQPVVIAKKSSTKRSAGSKASQEEPGFIQQAGLLPSNMEVMSDFQQKKLNLSHSATNESQTEKSIWCDKSMERFAPSSSWLACLDSMDTNYNACLPQRKRRSVISLSSDDMSSGEEGSSTDNAPVSYFVPDYVLQKSMYTLQKSTEGLDQIKSGGSPNVDEVVGKEQVNSLNDQDANSSNTKIKETSSKGRKLGALSRSSSRKEVNSPNKKATKSLSEVEDSEEYSVKGEEEDEDGEDEYEEDEDDDMDEIEYFFQEAPPYGILRPSKGNFYQVGQRVLWKPPTNAVPAQLISWPAQEKIKTRSGLVENIGVVYKPKKREQDEVVYSDYGYYGRKRPMTRREGLEHQRMLRKFLRGRLLRENMGILPEEYWIRSGAKPRFTSQIRGSFSPPARSKEQVCPPLVKAKKKRMGKPPSKRRDMRHEVEEVEMWELPKHSVHKGHGTRKSLSKKR, encoded by the exons atgaatactGCCTCAACTTCAGAAAGTGGATCATATTCCACAAACCACCCAGGACCCTTTATTTATGCACAGCCATCAGCTCAACAGCCTTATCCAAATCCATGGTACCTCAGTTATGCATACAGTCCATACTGCGTACCTGCTCCAG GCTTCCGAAGTGGAAATCcgtattttccattttattctgtTGCGCTCCATGAGTACCCTCGATTTTTTGTCCCACAGCATCCAGTGCATGCAAGAATTAACAGAAGGCCTTATTTTAATGCTGCCCCACCTTCCCCTATGTTTTATCATGCAACAAGATTTAGACATCATAATAGCCCTGGGAAGAAAATGGagacaaaagaaacacagaCTGATCCTAGACAGCctgaaagcaagcaaaaaagGCATCAAGATATCCGTACAGAAACGAAAGGTTGTGATGCAGGAAATATAGCCTGTGTTTCTCCTGGTATAGGTACAGAGActgaaaatacttcagagaaacaaaatttgTTTGGCTCTTCTATTGTGGTAGACAGAGAGTTTCATAATAAGAACCCTGCCAGTTCTACACAGTATAGAAATCTTCCTACTGGAAGCTATGCCTTTGAGAAGGAAGAAGTGAGGATAGAATATGGAAATGGCTCTCCAGCTATTCAGCTGTGGAAATCCTTTAAAGAAACAATCCCACTGTATGACGTGGCAAGTGGTAAACCAGTTCCAGAGAACATAGTGCCACACGACTTGTTTTCTGTTAGCTCATGTGAAGGCATGATATATGGCCCTCATGAAGGGGAGAATATGCTGCCAGGAGCTTCCTTAGATGAGAGAAAAGCTGTTGTCACCTCCAAACAGGGTGCTGAAGCTGTGCAAGAGAAAGATGTGCAAAATAATGAAGTGAAGCTGGATGCAGAAAAGATGGCAAAATCCCCCCCAGGTGAAACCATGGCAGTGCAAATCACAGAGTTGGCAAGATCTGTTGGTGTAGATCAACCAGTGGTAATAGCTAAGAAATCTAGCACTAAAAGGTCTGCAGGATCAAAAGCTTCTCAAGAAGAGCCTGGCTTTATTCAACAAGCAGGACTACTTCCATCGAATATGGAGGTAATGAGTGACTTTCAGcagaaaaagctgaatttaagCCACAGTGCAACCAATGAAAGTCAgacagaaaaaagcatttgGTGTGACAAATCAATGGAGAGGTTTGCTCCCTCTAGCAGCTGGCTGGCTTGTTTGGACAGTATGGACACAAACTACAATGCTTGTTTGCCACAAAGGAAGCGTCGAAGTGTAATCAGTCTGTCTTCTGATGACATGTCCTCTGGAGAGGAAGGCTCATCAACTGATAATGCCCCAGTGTCTTATTTTGTGCCTGACTATGTGCTTCAGAAAAGCATGTACACCCTTCAGAAAAGTACAGAGGGCTTAGACCAAATTAAAAGTGGTGGATCCCCTAACGTAGATGAAGTGGTAGGAAAGGAGCAGGTGAACAGCCTGAATGACCAAGATGCCAACTCTTCAAACACAAAGATCAAAGAGACTTCCAGTAAAGGTAGAAAGCTGGGAGCCCTTTCTAGGTCCTCCAGTAGGAAAGAAGTCAATTCTCCCAACAAAAAAGCAACTAAGAGTTTGTCAGAAGTTGAGGACTCTGAAGAATATTCTGtaaagggagaagaggaagatgaagatggAGAGGATGAGTATGAGGAGGACGAGGATGATGACATGGATGAAATTGAGTATTTCTTTCAAGAAGCCCCTCCATATGGCATCTTGAGGCCAAGTAAAGGAAATTTCTACCAAGTCGGTCAGAGAGTGCTTTGGAAACCACCTACAAATGCTGTACCAGCACAATTAATTAGCTGGCCTGctcaagagaaaataaaaactaggAGTGGGCTTGTTGAAAACATTGGTGTAGTTTACAAGCCAAAGAAGAGAGAACAAGATGAAGTTGTATACAGTGACTATGGGTATTATGGAAGAAAGAGGCCTATGACAAGAAGAGAAGGACTTGAACACCAGCGAATGCTACGGAAATTCTTGAGAG gaAGGCTGTTAAGAGAGAACATGGGGATACTACCTGAAGAGTACTGGATTAGAAGCGGTGCTAAACCCAGATTTACCAGCCAAATACGTGGTAGTTTCTCACCTCCAGCAAGGAGCAAAGAACAAG TGTGCCCACCTTTGGttaaagcaaagaagaaaagaatgggCAAGCCACCTTCAAAACGCAGAGACATGAGACATGAGGTGGAAGAAGTAGAAATGTGGGAGCTGCCTAAACACAGTGTACACAAAG gGCATGGAACAAGGAAGTCCCTCTCTAAGAAAAGATAA
- the RP9 gene encoding retinitis pigmentosa 9 protein, translating to MAQRAPRGPGQDEEEGAEEEAAARGSQARARSHAEPAASGGRTQDRHERKRKRQEAQQLQKIQHLESFYEKPPPGLIKENETKPEDCIPDVPGNESAREFLAHAPTKGLWMPLGKEVKVMQCWRCKRYGHRTGDKECPFFIKGNQKLEQFRVAHEDPMYDIIRENKRHEKEKRIQQLKQLLEDSTSESDSSDDSDDDDEDGSSSTSSEHKHKKKKRKKEKKKKEKKKKKKRKHKSSKSNDKSESD from the exons ATGGCCCAGCGGGCGCCCAGGGGGCCGGGGCAGGACGAGGAGGAGGGAgcggaggaggaggcggcggcgagGGGCAGCCAGGCGCGGGCCAGGAGCCATGCGGAGCCCGCGGCGAGCGGCGGCAGGACCCAGGACCGGCATGAGAGGAAGCGGAAGAGGCAGGAGgcgcagcagctgcagaagatCCAGCACTTGGAGTCTTT CTATGAGAAACCTCCCCCTGGGCTAATTAAG gagaatgaaacaaaaccagaagactGCATACCTGATGTACCAGGCAATGAAAGTGCACGAGAATTCCTGGCACATGCCCCAACCAAAGGGCTTTGGATGCCTTTGGGAAAAGAAGTCAAAGTTATGCAGT gttggAGATGTAAACGTTATGGACACAGAACAGGAGATAAGGAATGCCCATTCTTTATTAAAGGCAATCAGAAGTTGGAACAATTTAGAGTA gCACATGAAGATCCAATGTATGATATAATAAGGGAAAATAAGcgtcatgaaaaagaaaagag GATACAGCAActgaagcagctcctggaggactCTACCTCAGAATCTGATAGCAGTGATGACAGTGATGACGATGATGAagatggcagcagctccacttCCTCAGAACATaaacacaagaagaaaaagagaaaaaaggaaaagaaaaagaaagaaaagaagaagaagaaaaagaggaagcaTAAATCATCCAAATCTAATGACAAGTCAGAATCTGACTGA